From a single Streptomyces liliifuscus genomic region:
- a CDS encoding sortase family protein, whose protein sequence is MTRPRGRDRSYGRGAAAALCLAALVLTGCAPGDGSGRASADGNARTPEGAPPTATLPSASARSPAATGPAPQSTTSRERDPGRPSPSATGRVRGPDLSRPAPSRTGTGTRAPRTTAAPSPSQERRDGPGVPARARTDTVITIGNWSARVVRGGQDAVDACQDAVQWTGPALGTENGYRLRTAVLVGHDYCGFDRFATLPVGSTVTVRSPRGSWTYRVYATHVTPGRGAPAAGLYWGDLTLQSCVGPDTGFSYLMRV, encoded by the coding sequence GTGACTCGGCCGAGGGGCCGGGACCGCTCGTACGGGCGTGGCGCGGCCGCGGCCCTCTGCCTCGCGGCGCTGGTGCTGACCGGCTGCGCCCCGGGAGACGGGAGCGGCCGTGCGTCCGCGGACGGGAACGCCCGTACGCCCGAGGGGGCGCCCCCGACGGCGACGCTGCCGTCCGCCTCCGCGCGGAGCCCGGCCGCCACCGGGCCCGCCCCGCAGTCCACGACGAGCCGGGAGCGCGACCCAGGCCGCCCGTCGCCGTCCGCCACCGGCCGGGTGCGTGGCCCCGACCTGTCCCGCCCCGCCCCCTCACGGACCGGGACCGGGACGAGGGCACCGCGCACCACCGCGGCCCCGTCGCCCTCCCAGGAGCGTCGGGACGGACCCGGCGTACCGGCCCGGGCCCGCACGGACACCGTCATCACCATCGGCAACTGGTCGGCGCGGGTCGTCCGAGGCGGCCAGGACGCGGTCGACGCCTGCCAGGACGCCGTCCAGTGGACCGGACCCGCCCTCGGCACCGAGAACGGCTACCGGCTCCGCACCGCCGTGCTGGTCGGCCACGACTACTGCGGCTTCGACCGGTTCGCGACGCTCCCGGTCGGCTCGACGGTCACGGTCCGCTCCCCGCGCGGGAGTTGGACGTACCGCGTGTACGCCACCCACGTCACCCCCGGCCGCGGCGCCCCGGCGGCCGGTCTGTACTGGGGCGACCTCACCCTGCAGTCCTGTGTGGGACCGGACACGGGTTTCAGCTATCTGATGCGTGTCTGA
- a CDS encoding phospho-sugar mutase, whose amino-acid sequence MQDGLTARAKAWLAEDPDAETREELAKLIDAEDTAELAARFSGTLQFGTAGLRGELGAGPMRMNRSVVIRAAAGLAAYLKAKGQTDGLVVVGYDARHKSADFARDTAAVMTGAGLRAAVLPRPLPTPVLAYAIRHLGAVAGVEVTASHNPPRDNGYKVYLGDGSQIVPPADAEIAAEIAAITSLADVPRPDSGWQTLDDGVLDAYLERTDAVLAAGSPRTARTVYTAMHGVGKETLLAAFARAGFPEPVLVAEQADPDPDFPTVAFPNPEEPGAMDLAFAKAQETDPDLIIANDPDADRCAAAVKEGGAWRMLRGDEVGALLAEHLVRRGARGTFAESIVSSSLLGRIAEKAGLPYEETLTGFKWIARVEGLRYGYEEALGYCVDPEGVRDKDGITAALLITELASELKSEGRTLLDLLDDLAVEHGLHATDQLSVRVDDLSLISDAMRRLREQPPTHLAGLAVTKAEDLTRGTDTLPPTDGLRYTLDGARVIVRPSGTEPKLKCYLEVVVPVGTHDNLPAARAKATDLLTTIKRDLSAAAGI is encoded by the coding sequence GTGCAGGACGGACTCACCGCACGGGCCAAGGCATGGCTGGCCGAGGACCCCGACGCGGAAACCCGTGAGGAACTCGCCAAGCTGATCGACGCCGAGGACACGGCGGAGCTCGCCGCACGCTTCAGCGGCACCCTCCAGTTCGGCACGGCGGGCCTGCGGGGCGAGCTGGGCGCCGGCCCGATGCGCATGAACCGCTCGGTGGTCATCCGCGCGGCCGCCGGCCTCGCCGCGTATCTCAAGGCCAAGGGGCAGACGGACGGCCTCGTCGTCGTCGGCTACGACGCCCGCCACAAGTCCGCCGACTTCGCCCGCGACACGGCGGCGGTCATGACGGGCGCGGGCCTGCGCGCCGCCGTGCTCCCCCGCCCCCTCCCCACGCCCGTACTCGCGTACGCCATAAGGCACTTGGGCGCGGTGGCCGGTGTGGAGGTCACGGCCAGCCACAACCCCCCGCGCGACAACGGCTACAAGGTCTACCTCGGCGACGGCTCCCAGATCGTGCCCCCGGCGGACGCCGAGATCGCCGCGGAGATCGCCGCGATCACGAGCCTGGCCGACGTTCCCCGCCCGGACAGCGGCTGGCAGACCCTCGACGACGGCGTCCTGGACGCCTATCTGGAGCGTACGGACGCGGTACTGGCCGCGGGCTCCCCGCGTACGGCCCGCACGGTCTACACGGCGATGCACGGCGTCGGCAAGGAGACCCTCCTGGCGGCGTTCGCCCGGGCCGGCTTCCCCGAGCCGGTCCTCGTCGCCGAACAGGCCGACCCCGACCCGGACTTCCCGACCGTCGCCTTCCCCAACCCGGAAGAGCCCGGCGCGATGGACCTGGCCTTCGCGAAGGCCCAGGAGACGGACCCGGACCTGATCATCGCGAACGACCCGGACGCGGACCGCTGCGCGGCGGCCGTGAAGGAGGGCGGCGCCTGGCGCATGCTGCGCGGCGACGAGGTGGGCGCGCTCCTCGCCGAGCACCTCGTCCGCCGGGGCGCGCGGGGCACGTTCGCGGAGTCGATCGTCTCGTCCTCCCTCCTCGGCCGGATCGCCGAGAAGGCGGGCCTCCCCTACGAGGAGACGCTGACGGGCTTCAAGTGGATCGCCCGGGTGGAGGGCCTGCGGTACGGCTACGAGGAGGCGCTGGGCTACTGCGTGGACCCCGAGGGCGTACGGGACAAGGACGGCATCACGGCGGCCCTCCTGATCACGGAACTGGCCTCGGAGCTCAAGTCCGAGGGCCGTACCCTCCTCGATCTCCTCGACGACCTCGCGGTCGAGCACGGACTGCACGCCACGGACCAGCTCTCGGTCCGCGTGGACGACCTGTCCCTCATCTCGGACGCGATGCGCCGTCTGCGCGAGCAGCCGCCCACGCACCTCGCGGGCCTGGCCGTCACCAAGGCCGAGGACCTGACGCGGGGCACGGACACGCTCCCGCCCACGGACGGCCTGCGCTACACGCTGGACGGCGCCCGCGTCATCGTCCGCCCGAGCGGTACGGAGCCGAAGCTCAAGTGCTACCTGGAGGTCGTGGTCCCGGTGGGCACCCACGACAACCTCCCGGCGGCCCGCGCGAAGGCGACGGACCTGCTGACGACGATCAAGCGGGACCTGTCGGCGGCCGCGGGCATCTGA
- the mmpB gene encoding morphogenic membrane protein MmpB: MLWSDPENEPPKELRDMQDMLRRLGVLLALAAVLAMIVLGVM, from the coding sequence ATGCTGTGGTCCGACCCGGAGAACGAGCCGCCCAAGGAACTGCGCGACATGCAGGACATGTTGCGGCGGCTGGGCGTTCTCCTGGCCCTGGCCGCGGTGCTCGCGATGATCGTGCTCGGCGTGATGTGA
- a CDS encoding TetR/AcrR family transcriptional regulator, which yields MAKPPAGTRMRADARRNHERLVSEARTAFAEFGADASLEDVARRAGVGIGTLYRHFPNRHALLSSVFSDAVSDLLDLSRELLDDPQPCTALVAWLRAIITHASEYRGLARALMAASHDDASELARCSGPMREAGSVLLARAQLAGAVRSDVSIGDLLQLTNAIALAAEETPDDPELADRLLTLTLRGLKA from the coding sequence ATGGCCAAGCCGCCGGCAGGCACACGCATGCGCGCCGACGCCCGCCGCAACCACGAACGACTCGTCTCCGAGGCAAGAACGGCATTTGCCGAGTTCGGCGCGGACGCCTCCCTGGAGGACGTGGCCAGACGAGCCGGCGTAGGCATCGGCACGCTGTACCGGCACTTCCCGAACCGCCACGCACTGCTGAGCTCGGTCTTCTCGGACGCGGTGAGCGATCTCCTCGACCTCTCGCGCGAACTACTGGACGACCCGCAGCCGTGCACGGCGCTCGTGGCATGGCTGCGCGCCATCATCACTCATGCGAGTGAGTACCGCGGTCTGGCGCGTGCGCTCATGGCGGCCTCGCACGACGACGCGTCGGAACTGGCCCGGTGCAGCGGTCCGATGCGTGAGGCGGGCAGCGTCCTGCTCGCCCGGGCTCAGCTGGCGGGCGCCGTGCGCTCCGATGTCTCCATCGGCGACTTGCTCCAGCTGACCAACGCGATCGCGCTGGCGGCCGAAGAGACCCCGGACGATCCGGAGTTGGCCGACCGCCTGCTGACACTGACCCTGCGGGGCCTCAAGGCCTGA
- a CDS encoding acetyl/propionyl/methylcrotonyl-CoA carboxylase subunit alpha, which produces MRKVLIANRGEIAVRVARACRDAGIASVAVYAEPDRDALHVRAADEAFALGGDTPATSYLDMTKVLQAAKDSGADAIHPGYGFLSENADFAQAVLDAQLIWIGPPPQAIRDLGDKVAARHIAQRAGAPLVAGTPDPVSGSDEVVAFAEEHGLPIAIKAAFGGGGRGLKVARTLEEVPELYDSAVREAVAAFGRGECFVERYLDKPRHVETQCLADSHGNVVVVSTRDCSLQRRHQKLVEEAPAPFLSDEQVAELYSSSKAILKEAGYVGAGTVEFLVGTDGTISFLEVNTRLQVEHPVTEEVAGIDLVREMFRIADGEELGYGDPELRGHSFEFRINGEDPGRNFLPAPGTVTAFAPPSGPGVRLDAGVESGSVIGPAWDSLLAKLIVTGATREQALQRAARALAEFNVEGMATAIPFHRAVVKDAAFAPELTGSADPFTVHTRWIETEFVNEIKPFAAPADTEVEDEPGRETVVVEVGGKRLEVSLPVSLGMSLARTGLAAGAKPKRRAAKKSGPAASGDTLASPMQGTIVKVAVEEGQEVKEGDLVVVLEAMKMEQPLNAHRSGTVKALSAEVGASVTSGAAICEIKD; this is translated from the coding sequence GTGCGCAAGGTGTTGATCGCCAACCGTGGCGAAATCGCTGTTCGTGTCGCCCGGGCGTGCCGAGACGCCGGTATCGCGAGCGTGGCGGTGTACGCCGAGCCGGACCGGGACGCACTGCATGTGCGGGCCGCGGACGAGGCGTTCGCGCTGGGCGGTGACACCCCCGCGACCAGCTACCTCGACATGACCAAGGTGCTGCAGGCAGCCAAGGACTCCGGCGCGGACGCCATCCACCCCGGTTACGGCTTCCTCTCCGAGAACGCCGACTTCGCGCAGGCGGTCCTGGACGCCCAGCTGATCTGGATCGGCCCGCCCCCGCAGGCCATCCGCGACCTCGGTGACAAGGTCGCCGCCCGCCACATCGCCCAGCGCGCCGGCGCCCCGCTGGTGGCCGGCACCCCGGACCCGGTGTCCGGCTCCGACGAGGTCGTGGCCTTCGCCGAGGAGCACGGGCTGCCGATCGCCATCAAGGCGGCCTTCGGCGGCGGCGGTCGCGGCCTGAAGGTCGCCCGCACCCTGGAGGAAGTCCCCGAGCTGTACGACTCGGCCGTCCGCGAGGCGGTGGCCGCCTTCGGCCGCGGCGAGTGCTTCGTGGAGCGCTACCTCGACAAGCCGCGGCACGTGGAGACCCAGTGCCTGGCCGACAGCCACGGCAACGTGGTCGTCGTGTCGACGCGTGACTGCTCGCTGCAGCGCCGGCACCAGAAGCTGGTCGAGGAGGCCCCCGCGCCGTTCCTCTCCGACGAGCAGGTCGCCGAGCTGTACTCGTCCTCGAAGGCCATTCTCAAGGAGGCCGGTTACGTCGGCGCGGGCACCGTCGAGTTCCTGGTCGGCACGGACGGCACGATCTCCTTCCTGGAGGTCAACACCCGCCTCCAGGTGGAGCACCCGGTGACCGAGGAGGTCGCCGGCATCGACCTGGTCCGCGAGATGTTCCGCATCGCCGACGGCGAGGAACTCGGTTACGGCGACCCGGAACTGCGCGGCCACTCCTTCGAGTTCCGCATCAACGGCGAGGACCCCGGCCGCAACTTCCTGCCCGCCCCCGGCACGGTGACGGCGTTCGCCCCGCCGTCGGGTCCGGGTGTGCGGCTGGACGCGGGCGTGGAGAGCGGCTCGGTCATCGGCCCGGCCTGGGACTCCCTGCTCGCCAAGCTGATCGTCACCGGCGCGACCCGCGAGCAGGCCCTGCAGCGGGCCGCCCGCGCGCTGGCCGAGTTCAATGTCGAGGGCATGGCTACCGCGATCCCCTTCCACCGCGCGGTGGTGAAGGACGCGGCGTTCGCCCCCGAACTGACCGGCTCCGCCGACCCGTTCACGGTCCACACCCGCTGGATCGAGACCGAGTTCGTCAACGAGATCAAGCCGTTCGCGGCTCCCGCGGACACCGAGGTCGAGGACGAGCCGGGCCGCGAGACGGTCGTCGTCGAGGTCGGCGGCAAGCGCCTGGAAGTCTCCCTGCCGGTCTCCCTGGGCATGTCGCTGGCCCGCACCGGCCTCGCGGCAGGCGCCAAGCCCAAGCGCCGCGCGGCCAAGAAGTCGGGCCCGGCGGCCTCCGGCGACACCCTCGCCTCCCCGATGCAGGGCACCATCGTCAAGGTCGCCGTCGAGGAGGGCCAGGAGGTCAAGGAGGGCGACCTCGTCGTCGTCCTTGAGGCCATGAAGATGGAACAGCCTCTCAACGCCCACCGCTCCGGCACCGTCAAGGCCCTCTCGGCCGAGGTAGGCGCCTCCGTCACCTCCGGCGCCGCAATCTGCGAAATCAAGGACTGA
- a CDS encoding gamma-glutamylcyclotransferase, whose translation MSLYAAYAGNLDPRLMTRRAPHSPLRATGWLNGWRLTFGGEHMGWEGALATIVEAPRSQVFVALYDIAPLDEESMDRWEGVGLDVYRRMRVRIHTLEGEEAAWVYVLNGYEGGLPSARYLGEIADAAESAGAPHDYVMELRKRPC comes from the coding sequence ATGTCGCTCTACGCCGCGTACGCCGGCAATCTCGACCCGCGGCTCATGACGCGCCGCGCTCCGCACTCGCCGCTGCGCGCCACCGGGTGGCTGAACGGCTGGCGGCTGACGTTCGGCGGCGAGCACATGGGCTGGGAGGGCGCACTGGCCACCATCGTCGAGGCCCCGCGCTCGCAGGTCTTCGTCGCCCTGTACGACATCGCGCCCCTGGACGAGGAGTCCATGGACCGCTGGGAGGGCGTCGGCCTGGACGTCTACCGGCGGATGCGGGTACGGATCCACACGCTGGAGGGCGAGGAGGCCGCGTGGGTCTACGTCCTCAACGGCTACGAGGGAGGGCTCCCCTCGGCCCGTTACCTCGGCGAGATCGCCGACGCGGCCGAATCGGCGGGGGCCCCGCACGACTATGTGATGGAACTGCGCAAGCGTCCCTGCTGA
- a CDS encoding Maf family protein — MTDQPRRRLVLASQSPARLGLLRQAGLAPEVIVSGVDEDAVTAPTPAELALALAEAKASVVAARPEVKGALVIGCDSVLDLDGEALGKPADAEEATARWKSMRGRAGTLQTGHCVWDTAAGRHASAVASTVVRFGEPSDAEIAAYVASGEPLHVAGAFTLDGRSAPFIDGIDGDHGNVIGISLPLVRRLLAELGVGITELWTPREK; from the coding sequence ATGACTGATCAGCCACGCCGCCGACTCGTCCTCGCCTCCCAGTCCCCCGCCCGGCTCGGGCTGCTGCGCCAGGCCGGACTCGCCCCCGAGGTCATCGTCAGCGGGGTCGACGAGGACGCCGTGACCGCCCCGACCCCCGCCGAACTGGCACTCGCGCTGGCCGAGGCGAAGGCGTCGGTGGTGGCGGCGAGGCCGGAGGTCAAGGGTGCCCTGGTGATCGGCTGCGACTCGGTGCTCGACCTGGACGGCGAGGCGCTCGGCAAGCCCGCCGACGCCGAGGAGGCGACCGCCCGCTGGAAGTCCATGCGCGGCCGCGCGGGCACGCTCCAGACCGGGCACTGCGTCTGGGACACGGCGGCCGGGCGCCACGCCTCGGCGGTCGCCTCCACCGTCGTCCGCTTCGGCGAGCCGAGCGACGCGGAGATCGCCGCGTACGTCGCCTCGGGCGAGCCCCTCCATGTCGCGGGGGCGTTCACGCTCGACGGCCGCTCGGCCCCGTTCATCGACGGCATCGACGGCGACCACGGCAACGTCATCGGGATCTCGCTGCCGCTGGTACGCCGCCTGCTGGCCGAACTGGGCGTCGGCATCACGGAGTTGTGGACCCCGCGCGAGAAGTGA
- a CDS encoding acyl-CoA carboxylase epsilon subunit, whose product MIKVVRGNPTPEELAAALAVVQARAAAAATTPPGAPQERPAWSDPSRVAQRRLPAPGPRTWARTFWPG is encoded by the coding sequence ATGATCAAGGTCGTAAGGGGCAACCCGACCCCCGAGGAGCTGGCCGCCGCACTGGCGGTGGTCCAGGCCCGCGCCGCGGCGGCGGCAACCACCCCGCCCGGCGCACCACAGGAACGCCCGGCATGGTCCGACCCGTCCCGGGTGGCCCAGAGGCGCCTACCCGCACCGGGCCCACGCACATGGGCCCGCACGTTCTGGCCCGGTTAG
- a CDS encoding NAD(P)H-quinone dehydrogenase — protein MEYVTRIVIIGGGPGGYEAALVAAQLGAEVTVVDCDGLGGASVLTDCVPSKTLIATAEVMTTFDSSYEELGIIVADDTPHIDTPARVVGVDLGKVNRRVKRLALAQSHDITASVTRAGARVLRGRGRLEGMQALDGSRKVVVRAADGSEETLVADAVLIATGGHPRELPDAQPDGERILNWTQVYDLDELPEELIVVGSGVTGAEFAGAYQALGSRVTLVSSRDRVLPGEDPDAAAVLEDVFRRRGMNVMARSRAASAKRVGDRVEVTLADGRVITGSHCLMAVGAIPNSSGMGLEEAGVKLHESGHIWTDKVSRTTAPGVYAAGDVTGVFALASVAAMQGRIAMYHFLGDAVNPLNLKTVSSNVFTDPEIATVGYSQADVDGGVIDARVVKLPLLRNPRAKMQGIRDGFVKIFCRPGTGIVVGGVVVSPRASELIHPISLAVDNNLTVEQIANAFTVYPSLSGSIAEVARQLHTRKTEGES, from the coding sequence ATGGAGTACGTGACTCGGATCGTGATCATTGGTGGCGGACCCGGCGGATACGAGGCGGCCCTGGTGGCCGCCCAGCTCGGCGCGGAGGTGACCGTCGTCGACTGCGACGGTCTGGGCGGGGCGTCGGTGCTCACCGACTGCGTCCCGTCGAAGACCCTGATCGCGACGGCGGAGGTGATGACCACCTTCGACTCGTCGTACGAGGAGCTGGGGATCATCGTCGCCGATGACACTCCTCACATCGACACGCCCGCGCGGGTCGTCGGTGTCGACCTCGGGAAGGTCAACCGCCGTGTGAAGCGGCTCGCGCTCGCCCAGTCGCACGACATCACCGCCTCCGTGACGCGCGCCGGTGCCCGGGTGCTCCGCGGCCGCGGGCGGCTCGAAGGCATGCAGGCCCTGGACGGCTCGCGCAAGGTCGTCGTACGGGCCGCCGACGGCAGCGAGGAGACGCTCGTCGCCGACGCCGTGCTCATCGCCACCGGCGGGCACCCCCGTGAGCTGCCCGACGCGCAGCCGGACGGGGAGCGGATCCTCAACTGGACGCAGGTCTACGACCTCGACGAGCTGCCCGAGGAGCTCATCGTCGTCGGGTCCGGTGTCACCGGTGCCGAGTTCGCCGGCGCCTACCAGGCCCTCGGCTCGCGCGTCACGCTCGTCTCCAGCCGCGACCGCGTGCTGCCGGGCGAGGACCCGGACGCGGCCGCCGTCCTGGAGGACGTGTTCCGGCGGCGCGGGATGAACGTCATGGCCCGCTCGCGCGCCGCGTCCGCCAAGCGCGTCGGCGACCGCGTCGAGGTGACGCTCGCCGACGGCCGGGTCATCACCGGCTCGCACTGTCTGATGGCCGTCGGCGCCATCCCCAACAGCAGCGGGATGGGCCTCGAAGAGGCCGGGGTCAAGCTCCACGAGTCGGGCCACATCTGGACCGACAAGGTCTCCCGCACCACCGCCCCGGGCGTGTACGCCGCCGGTGACGTGACCGGCGTCTTCGCGCTCGCCTCCGTGGCCGCCATGCAGGGGCGCATCGCCATGTACCACTTCCTCGGCGACGCGGTGAACCCGCTGAACCTCAAGACGGTCTCGTCGAACGTCTTCACCGACCCCGAGATCGCCACCGTCGGCTACTCCCAGGCGGACGTCGACGGCGGCGTCATCGACGCCCGGGTCGTCAAGCTGCCCCTGCTGCGCAACCCGCGCGCCAAGATGCAGGGCATCCGCGACGGCTTCGTCAAGATCTTCTGCCGCCCGGGCACCGGGATCGTCGTCGGCGGTGTGGTCGTCTCGCCGCGCGCCTCGGAACTGATCCACCCGATCTCGCTCGCGGTCGACAACAACCTGACCGTCGAACAGATCGCGAACGCCTTCACCGTGTACCCGTCCCTGTCGGGCTCGATCGCCGAGGTGGCCCGGCAGCTGCACACCCGGAAGACCGAGGGCGAATCCTGA
- a CDS encoding SGNH/GDSL hydrolase family protein has product MFTTAWTASPQLPGTGFTPNWSQEGFWRQSLRQVVRLGAGGDRIRVRLTNAYGTSPLRIAGATVARTARGAAVRPDSVRRLTFAGSASVEVPARGEIIGDAAELALESGESVTVTLHLDAVTGPATFHAQAFTTSYRGAGDLLEDTGGEAFDEVSESWYFLSGVEVSAGRTDAVALFGDSITDGFGSTPGANRRWSDALAERTGRPVLNAGIGGNLLLNDSAWYGEKGVRRVERDVFALAGVDTLVVLLGLNDIGFSETDEQPTYRPAPRVEVGELVAGHRELIRLARARGVRAVGATLLPFGGSDHWGERAAKVSHELNEWIRCSGEYDAVVDLHRVMGDPGAPDVLRGAYDFGDHLHPNDVGYAVMAEAVARVL; this is encoded by the coding sequence GTGTTCACCACCGCCTGGACCGCCTCGCCCCAGCTGCCCGGCACGGGCTTCACGCCCAACTGGTCGCAGGAGGGCTTCTGGCGGCAGTCCCTGCGTCAGGTCGTCCGCCTCGGCGCGGGCGGCGACCGGATCCGTGTCCGCCTGACGAACGCGTACGGGACCTCGCCGCTCCGGATCGCGGGCGCGACGGTCGCCCGTACGGCCCGCGGAGCCGCCGTGCGGCCGGACTCGGTCCGGCGGCTCACCTTCGCGGGGTCCGCCTCCGTCGAAGTGCCGGCGCGCGGGGAGATCATCGGTGACGCGGCCGAACTCGCCCTGGAATCAGGCGAATCGGTGACGGTCACCCTCCACCTGGACGCCGTAACCGGGCCTGCGACCTTCCACGCGCAGGCCTTCACCACCAGCTACCGGGGCGCGGGAGACCTCCTGGAGGACACCGGGGGCGAGGCCTTCGACGAGGTCAGTGAGTCCTGGTACTTCCTGTCCGGCGTCGAGGTCTCCGCGGGGCGCACGGACGCCGTCGCCCTGTTCGGCGACTCGATCACCGACGGGTTCGGGTCCACGCCCGGCGCGAACCGGCGCTGGTCCGACGCCCTCGCCGAGCGCACGGGGCGGCCCGTGCTCAACGCGGGCATCGGCGGGAACCTGCTGCTCAACGACTCCGCCTGGTACGGGGAGAAGGGCGTCCGGCGGGTGGAGCGGGACGTGTTCGCGCTCGCGGGCGTCGACACGCTTGTCGTTCTGCTGGGGCTCAACGACATCGGATTCAGCGAGACGGACGAGCAGCCCACGTATCGGCCCGCGCCGCGCGTGGAGGTGGGCGAACTCGTCGCGGGGCACCGGGAGTTGATACGGCTCGCACGGGCTCGTGGGGTGCGGGCCGTCGGTGCGACGCTGCTGCCGTTCGGGGGCTCCGACCACTGGGGGGAGCGGGCGGCGAAGGTGAGTCACGAGCTGAACGAGTGGATTCGTTGCTCGGGGGAGTACGACGCGGTTGTCGATCTTCACCGGGTCATGGGCGATCCCGGCGCGCCGGATGTTCTGCGGGGTGCGTACGACTTCGGCGATCACCTGCATCCGAATGATGTCGGGTACGCGGTGATGGCCGAAGCCGTTGCTCGTGTTCTTTGA
- a CDS encoding purine-nucleoside phosphorylase yields MNASLLPDDIQGDPYAAADAAAVRVRELTGAETHDVALVMGSGWAPAVEALGDPAAEFQVTELPGFPPPAVEGHGGTVRSYQIGDKRALVFLGRTHFYEGRGVAAVAHGVRTAVAAGCKTIVLTNGCGGLREGMRPGQPVLISDHINLTAASPIVGANFVDLTDLYSPRLRALCKEIDGTLEEGVYAQFPGPHYETPAEIRMARVIGADLVGMSTTLEAIAAREAGAEVLGISLVTNLAAGMTGEPLNHEEVLQAGRDSATHMGALLTQVLDRL; encoded by the coding sequence GTGAACGCATCTCTTCTTCCGGACGACATCCAGGGCGACCCGTACGCCGCCGCCGACGCCGCCGCCGTGCGCGTACGGGAACTGACGGGCGCCGAGACCCACGACGTCGCTCTCGTGATGGGCTCCGGCTGGGCACCGGCCGTGGAGGCCCTCGGCGACCCCGCGGCCGAGTTCCAGGTCACCGAGCTGCCCGGGTTCCCGCCGCCGGCGGTCGAGGGGCACGGCGGCACGGTCCGCTCGTACCAGATCGGCGACAAGCGCGCGCTCGTCTTCCTGGGCCGCACCCACTTCTACGAGGGCCGCGGTGTCGCCGCCGTCGCGCACGGGGTCCGTACCGCCGTGGCCGCCGGCTGCAAGACGATCGTGCTGACCAACGGCTGCGGGGGGCTGCGCGAGGGCATGCGGCCCGGGCAGCCGGTCCTCATCAGCGACCACATCAACCTGACGGCGGCCTCGCCGATCGTCGGCGCGAACTTCGTCGATCTGACGGATCTGTACTCGCCGCGGCTGCGCGCGCTGTGCAAGGAGATCGACGGGACCCTTGAGGAAGGGGTGTACGCGCAGTTCCCCGGGCCGCACTATGAGACGCCCGCGGAGATTCGGATGGCGCGTGTCATCGGGGCGGACCTGGTGGGGATGTCGACGACTCTTGAGGCCATCGCCGCGCGTGAGGCCGGGGCGGAGGTGCTCGGCATCTCGCTGGTCACCAACCTCGCCGCCGGTATGACCGGCGAGCCCCTCAACCACGAGGAGGTCCTCCAGGCGGGCCGCGACTCGGCCACCCACATGGGTGCGCTGCTGACCCAGGTCCTGGACCGTCTGTAG
- a CDS encoding DeoR/GlpR family DNA-binding transcription regulator: MFAAERRQLILEMVRANGAVSLRELARVVQTSEVTVRRDVRALEAEGLLDRRHGGAVLPGGFTRESGFPQKSHLATAEKTAIADLAASLVEEGEAIVVGAGTTTQELARRLARVPGLTVVTNSLLVAQALAHANRVEVVMTGGTLRGSNYALVGSGAEQSLQGLRVSRAFLSGSGLTAERGLSTSNMLSASVDRALVQAAAEVVVLADHTKLGTDTMFQTVPTDVITRLVTDEPPAHDDRAGTELQALADQGVQIAVAGAGGAGGDTVPAGRQPPRRDVPLPGPRRGQVPGGPQLRSAAAVLGEQPQSERARVADLRRR; the protein is encoded by the coding sequence GTGTTCGCTGCAGAACGTCGCCAATTGATCCTCGAAATGGTGCGAGCGAATGGGGCCGTGTCGCTCCGTGAGCTCGCCCGCGTCGTCCAGACCTCCGAAGTGACCGTACGGCGGGACGTGCGCGCACTGGAGGCAGAAGGACTCCTCGACCGCCGACATGGCGGTGCGGTATTGCCGGGCGGGTTCACGCGGGAGTCCGGCTTTCCGCAGAAGTCTCATCTCGCGACCGCCGAGAAGACGGCCATCGCCGATCTCGCCGCAAGTCTCGTCGAAGAGGGCGAGGCCATTGTGGTGGGGGCGGGAACCACGACACAGGAGCTGGCCCGCCGGCTCGCGCGGGTCCCCGGTCTGACCGTCGTCACCAACTCGCTGCTGGTGGCCCAGGCGCTGGCCCACGCCAACCGCGTGGAGGTCGTGATGACCGGCGGCACCCTGCGCGGTTCCAACTACGCCCTGGTCGGCAGCGGGGCCGAGCAGTCCCTCCAGGGGCTGCGGGTCTCCCGGGCCTTCCTGTCGGGGAGCGGACTGACCGCCGAGCGCGGCCTGTCCACCTCCAACATGCTGTCGGCGTCCGTCGACCGCGCGCTGGTGCAGGCGGCCGCCGAGGTCGTCGTCCTCGCCGACCACACCAAGCTCGGCACCGACACGATGTTCCAGACCGTGCCGACCGACGTGATCACCCGGCTCGTCACCGACGAGCCGCCCGCCCATGACGACCGCGCGGGCACCGAACTGCAGGCTCTGGCGGACCAGGGCGTACAGATCGCGGTGGCCGGAGCCGGCGGTGCGGGCGGGGATACGGTCCCGGCGGGGCGTCAGCCGCCACGCCGGGACGTGCCTCTCCCCGGCCCTAGGCGTGGCCAGGTCCCCGGCGGACCGCAGTTGCGCAGCGCGGCCGCGGTTCTGGGGGAACAGCCCCAGAGCGAGCGGGCGCGGGTCGCGGACCTGCGCCGACGCTGA